One region of Chryseobacterium sp. C-71 genomic DNA includes:
- the ahcY gene encoding adenosylhomocysteinase: protein MSTTTQYVPYKVKDITLAEWGRKEITLAEAEMPGLMSIREEYGPSQPLKGARIAGCLHMTIQTAVLIETLVALGAEVTWSSCNIFSTQDHAAAAIAAAGIPVYAWKGLNEEEFDWCIEQTLFFGEDRKPLNMILDDGGDLTNMVFDRYPEFTKDIKGLSEETTTGVHRLYERMKNGTLVMPAINVNDSVTKSKFDNKYGCKESAVDAVRRATDIMLAGKRVVVCGYGDVGKGTAASFRGAGSIVTVTEIDPICALQAAMDGFEVKRLDTVVDNADIVITTTGNFNIVRKEHFLKLKDKAIVCNIGHFDNEIDMAWLNENYGHTKSEVKPQVDIYTLEEGKEVIILAEGRLVNLGCATGHPSFVMSNSFSNQTLAQIELWTNSEAYGNEVYMLPKHLDEKVAALHLKKLSVELEVLSTEQAEYIGVDVKGPYKPEYYRY from the coding sequence ATGAGTACTACAACACAATACGTTCCTTATAAAGTTAAGGATATCACCCTTGCAGAATGGGGAAGAAAAGAAATTACTTTGGCAGAAGCTGAAATGCCTGGTTTGATGTCTATTCGTGAAGAATATGGTCCATCTCAACCGCTTAAAGGAGCAAGAATTGCAGGATGTCTTCACATGACGATTCAGACTGCTGTTTTGATCGAAACATTAGTTGCTCTTGGAGCTGAAGTTACTTGGTCTTCTTGTAATATTTTCTCTACTCAGGATCACGCTGCTGCTGCTATTGCTGCTGCAGGAATTCCGGTTTACGCTTGGAAAGGTCTTAACGAAGAAGAATTTGACTGGTGTATCGAGCAGACTTTATTCTTCGGTGAAGACAGAAAGCCATTAAACATGATTTTGGATGATGGTGGTGATTTGACAAACATGGTTTTTGACAGATACCCTGAATTTACAAAAGACATCAAAGGACTTTCTGAAGAAACAACTACAGGAGTTCACAGATTGTACGAAAGAATGAAAAACGGAACTTTGGTAATGCCTGCAATCAATGTAAATGATTCAGTGACAAAATCTAAGTTTGACAACAAATACGGATGTAAAGAATCTGCAGTAGATGCTGTAAGAAGAGCTACAGACATTATGTTGGCTGGTAAAAGAGTTGTAGTTTGCGGATACGGTGACGTTGGTAAAGGTACTGCCGCTTCTTTCAGAGGTGCTGGTTCTATCGTTACTGTAACTGAAATTGATCCAATTTGTGCTTTACAAGCTGCAATGGACGGTTTTGAAGTAAAAAGATTAGATACTGTAGTTGATAACGCAGATATTGTAATCACTACAACTGGTAACTTCAACATCGTAAGAAAAGAGCATTTCTTAAAATTAAAAGATAAAGCAATCGTTTGTAACATAGGTCACTTCGATAACGAAATCGATATGGCTTGGTTGAACGAAAACTATGGTCACACAAAATCTGAAGTGAAGCCACAAGTTGACATCTATACTTTGGAAGAAGGTAAAGAAGTGATCATCCTTGCAGAAGGTAGATTGGTAAACCTTGGTTGTGCTACTGGTCACCCAAGTTTTGTAATGTCTAACTCTTTCTCTAACCAAACTTTAGCTCAAATTGAACTTTGGACTAATTCTGAAGCTTACGGAAATGAAGTTTATATGTTGCCTAAGCATTTAGATGAAAAAGTAGCGGCTTTACACCTTAAAAAACTAAGCGTTGAGCTAGAAGTACTTTCTACTGAACAAGCTGAATATATTGGTGTAGATGTGAAAGGACCATACAAGCCTGAGTATTACAGATACTAA
- a CDS encoding HugZ family protein — protein sequence MNHTQEEAQRQAKPLAPKVKELIARAQSVILATVDAEGTPNSSYAPFVQVDNSFYILVSFMAKHTRNLSEGRKTSIMFIEDESATKQIYARERLTIEASTSQIERDSETWSTVISQLKETHGKVVEVISEMKDFILIALTPVKGAYVNGFGSAYFVDANLEIMEHRNDQNHQPK from the coding sequence ATGAATCATACTCAGGAAGAAGCTCAAAGACAGGCTAAACCTTTGGCTCCAAAAGTGAAAGAACTGATTGCAAGAGCCCAAAGTGTTATTTTGGCAACTGTAGATGCAGAAGGGACTCCAAACTCAAGCTATGCCCCGTTTGTACAAGTTGATAACTCTTTTTATATATTAGTGTCTTTCATGGCGAAGCACACAAGAAACCTTTCTGAAGGACGAAAAACTTCAATCATGTTTATCGAAGATGAGTCTGCTACAAAACAAATCTATGCTCGTGAGAGATTAACCATCGAAGCCTCAACTTCTCAAATCGAAAGAGATTCTGAAACGTGGAGTACAGTGATTAGTCAATTAAAAGAAACTCACGGTAAGGTTGTGGAAGTAATTTCTGAAATGAAAGATTTTATTTTAATTGCTTTAACTCCTGTAAAAGGTGCTTACGTAAACGGTTTCGGAAGTGCTTATTTTGTAGATGCAAATCTTGAAATCATGGAACACAGAAATGACCAGAATCACCAGCCGAAATAA
- a CDS encoding carbon-nitrogen hydrolase, whose amino-acid sequence MSKVKIGTVQMSCVADKQENLNKAIEKIREAAAKGAQIVCLQELFTSLYFCDVEDYDNFDLAEAIPGPSTEALAPVAKELGVVIIASLFEKRAQGLYHNTTAVIDADGTYLGKYRKMHIPDDPAFYEKFYFTPGDLGYKIFPTKFGKVGVLICWDQWYPEASRITALMGADIMFYPTAIGWDTTQDEETNQDQYNAWQTIQRSHSVANGLPVVSVNRVGFEQDGAMKFWGGSFVTNAQGKLLYLGSHDQEEVAVTEVDLAQTDYMRKHWPFLRDRRIETYSPITKRFIDED is encoded by the coding sequence ATGTCAAAAGTAAAAATAGGTACTGTTCAGATGTCTTGTGTTGCAGATAAGCAGGAAAATCTGAATAAGGCCATCGAAAAAATAAGAGAAGCCGCAGCGAAAGGTGCACAGATTGTCTGTTTACAAGAATTATTCACTTCGCTTTATTTTTGTGATGTAGAAGATTACGATAATTTTGATTTGGCTGAGGCTATTCCTGGGCCTTCTACAGAAGCACTTGCACCGGTTGCAAAAGAGTTGGGTGTAGTGATTATTGCTTCCCTTTTCGAAAAGCGTGCTCAAGGTTTATACCATAATACTACGGCTGTTATTGATGCAGACGGAACTTATTTAGGAAAATACCGTAAAATGCACATTCCGGATGATCCTGCGTTTTATGAAAAATTTTATTTTACGCCCGGAGATTTAGGATACAAAATTTTCCCTACAAAATTTGGAAAAGTGGGCGTTCTAATCTGCTGGGATCAATGGTATCCTGAAGCTTCAAGAATTACTGCTTTAATGGGAGCCGATATTATGTTTTATCCTACTGCAATCGGTTGGGATACTACGCAGGATGAAGAAACCAATCAGGATCAATACAATGCATGGCAGACAATTCAGCGTTCTCATTCGGTTGCCAACGGACTTCCTGTAGTTTCTGTAAACAGAGTGGGATTTGAACAGGATGGCGCAATGAAATTCTGGGGCGGAAGTTTTGTAACCAATGCACAAGGTAAGTTGTTGTACCTAGGTTCTCACGATCAGGAAGAAGTGGCTGTAACGGAAGTAGATTTGGCTCAAACCGATTATATGAGAAAACATTGGCCATTCCTTCGTGACAGAAGAATTGAAACTTATTCGCCGATTACCAAACGTTTTATTGACGAAGACTAA
- a CDS encoding agmatine/peptidylarginine deiminase, whose protein sequence is MTEQNKTPKQMGYRFPAEWEEHEATWLSWPHKEESWPDKLQEIYPNYAEFIKIISQDEFVRINVKDEEMRKFAMDCIMQAGAKLENIEFYFHETNDAWCRDHGPAFLINKDAEEQKIILDWGFNAWGGKYPPFELDDVIPTKIAAEFDLPVIYPGIIMEGGSVEFNGKGTILTSKSCLLNKNRNPHLSQEEVEQYLKDFYCVEQILWVEDGIIGDDTDGHVDDTIRFVNENTVLTVVEDNVEDENYEILQTNLRQLKEMRLPDGTPLNIIELPMPDPVIWEDQRLPASYANFYIANKSVIVPTYRCEKDQIALDIIQNCFPDRKVVGIDSTDIIWGLGSFHCLSQQEPLV, encoded by the coding sequence ATGACAGAGCAAAATAAAACACCCAAACAAATGGGTTACCGTTTTCCTGCAGAATGGGAAGAGCACGAAGCAACCTGGTTGTCTTGGCCTCACAAAGAAGAATCTTGGCCTGATAAATTGCAGGAAATATACCCAAACTATGCTGAATTTATCAAAATTATTTCTCAGGATGAATTTGTGAGAATTAATGTGAAAGACGAAGAGATGAGAAAATTTGCGATGGATTGCATTATGCAGGCCGGAGCAAAATTAGAAAATATCGAATTTTATTTTCACGAAACCAACGATGCATGGTGTAGAGATCACGGTCCTGCGTTTTTAATCAATAAGGATGCAGAAGAACAAAAAATCATTTTAGATTGGGGTTTCAACGCATGGGGCGGAAAATATCCTCCATTCGAACTGGATGATGTGATTCCTACAAAAATAGCTGCGGAGTTTGATCTTCCTGTTATTTATCCGGGAATCATCATGGAAGGTGGTTCGGTAGAATTTAACGGAAAAGGAACGATTTTAACCTCAAAATCTTGTTTACTTAATAAAAACAGAAACCCGCATTTGTCACAAGAAGAAGTGGAGCAGTATCTGAAAGATTTCTACTGTGTAGAACAAATTCTTTGGGTAGAAGACGGGATTATTGGTGACGATACCGATGGCCACGTAGATGATACCATCAGATTTGTGAATGAAAATACGGTTCTTACCGTTGTAGAAGATAATGTAGAAGATGAAAATTACGAAATTCTTCAGACCAATCTGAGACAGTTAAAAGAAATGCGTTTGCCGGACGGAACTCCTTTAAATATTATAGAACTTCCGATGCCGGATCCTGTAATCTGGGAAGATCAGCGCTTGCCGGCGTCGTATGCCAATTTTTATATTGCCAACAAATCGGTAATTGTTCCTACTTACAGATGTGAGAAAGATCAGATCGCTTTAGATATTATTCAAAACTGTTTTCCTGACAGAAAAGTTGTTGGGATAGATTCTACGGATATTATTTGGGGATTGGGAAGCTTTCACTGTTTAAGCCAACAGGAACCTTTAGTGTAA
- a CDS encoding 4'-phosphopantetheinyl transferase superfamily protein yields MPLYRDFSDDVATILIWKYEEGEELNPDEFLEPENVEKVKDYHPKKLLEVLMVRKLLKSLKPNSKILYKDREPFLSPKDAEISITHSFPFAAIAISKNKIGIDIEKFNPKILRVIDKFTYENERGFIPFDNEVTFYTIIWSVKESMYKIHHSKHWSLKKHYEVKPFELKHLFDISCRVHDDQFSDELKARVKFFDDYCFTIVEE; encoded by the coding sequence ATGCCTCTTTACAGAGATTTTTCCGACGACGTTGCAACTATTCTTATCTGGAAATATGAGGAAGGAGAAGAACTAAACCCTGATGAATTTCTGGAGCCGGAGAATGTTGAAAAAGTAAAAGATTATCATCCTAAAAAGCTTTTGGAAGTTTTGATGGTGAGAAAACTTTTGAAAAGCCTGAAGCCCAACTCTAAAATTCTTTATAAAGATAGAGAGCCTTTTCTTTCCCCAAAAGATGCTGAGATTTCGATTACCCATTCTTTTCCGTTTGCAGCAATTGCCATTTCAAAAAATAAAATCGGAATTGATATTGAAAAATTTAATCCTAAAATTTTAAGAGTTATCGATAAATTCACCTATGAAAATGAAAGAGGATTTATTCCTTTCGATAATGAAGTGACTTTTTATACGATTATCTGGAGTGTGAAAGAAAGTATGTACAAAATTCACCATTCAAAACACTGGTCACTGAAAAAACATTATGAGGTGAAACCTTTTGAGCTTAAACATCTTTTTGATATCAGTTGCAGAGTGCATGATGATCAGTTTTCTGACGAGTTGAAAGCCCGCGTGAAATTCTTTGACGATTACTGCTTTACGATTGTGGAGGAGTAA
- a CDS encoding FUSC family membrane protein, whose product MNYSSELKKIVTSQYVYSSIRITLATVIPCLVLSYFGLLKEYFLFPLGTSFVALTDQPGPFIRRRNSLTFAIFCFVIVSAIASLVKGIIPLVILEIIAFGMFFSLIGVYGQRLAAVGSLALVVLAIFIDGHLTGVNILKSLLIFASGCIWFLLIFLIVTTIQPYKLASQMIGENYLQLAEFLKIKANYYQKNPDFDRLSLQIIAKQIEIKNLQEETRETVFKTRTIVNESTTISRLLMLTFLNSMDLHEKLMTSESDYKKLQQSFEDSTILVKIHDYLNILSEEIANIGISLQSSTRAKPVFNLEARSQDLNVHYFELRNKEMNPDTLENFMILRQIMMRINEITKEINEIYKVFAQNVKLAKSLSTGLDLKKFMPNEEKINFKVLRSNISLTSSHFRHAIRITIALLLGYLVSQLPFLVIGHTYWILITIVAILKPAYSITKQRNLLRFYGTVAGAVIAYVILYYIHINAILFAILLVSMILCFSFLKGRYFWAVLFMTMYVFMSFNFLNPGNVNVIFKDRIVDTIIAGIIAFLVSYIVLPVWEHTQNLDLMKKSAESNLTYFHSVMSKFLNENFDIEDYKVKRKNAIISLANLSDNFQRMISDPKNQQKKLEVVHQFVATSHLITAYTASLSQYAKGNHDYPEIDSESWSKKIESEMNQVSAILNGDKITETLRMDSRLEPEDSSIENLILQRKTELLEKEHYDTRDPNKISHLTELKNIHDVLELIYDVAKEQRKVIEKYRKEEITPPQS is encoded by the coding sequence ATGAATTATTCTTCGGAGCTAAAAAAAATCGTTACCAGCCAATATGTTTATTCTTCCATAAGAATTACATTAGCAACGGTTATTCCGTGTTTGGTTCTCTCCTATTTTGGTTTGCTTAAAGAATATTTTCTTTTTCCTTTAGGTACAAGCTTCGTAGCACTCACCGATCAACCAGGTCCTTTTATAAGAAGACGAAATTCATTAACGTTTGCCATTTTCTGTTTCGTGATTGTTTCAGCGATTGCAAGTTTGGTAAAAGGCATTATTCCGTTGGTTATTTTAGAAATCATCGCTTTCGGAATGTTCTTTTCGTTAATTGGTGTCTACGGACAAAGACTTGCCGCCGTAGGATCGTTAGCTTTGGTTGTTCTTGCCATCTTTATCGACGGACATCTTACCGGAGTTAATATCCTGAAAAGTCTTTTAATTTTTGCTTCAGGATGTATTTGGTTTTTATTGATTTTCTTAATTGTAACAACCATTCAGCCATATAAACTCGCCAGTCAGATGATTGGTGAAAACTATCTTCAGCTCGCAGAATTCCTTAAAATAAAAGCAAATTATTATCAGAAAAATCCTGATTTTGACAGGCTAAGTTTACAGATTATTGCTAAACAAATTGAGATTAAAAATCTGCAGGAAGAAACGAGAGAAACAGTTTTCAAAACAAGAACTATCGTCAACGAATCTACAACCATCAGCAGATTACTGATGCTTACGTTTTTGAATTCAATGGACTTGCACGAGAAATTAATGACTTCGGAAAGCGATTACAAAAAGCTCCAGCAAAGTTTCGAAGACTCTACGATTTTGGTTAAAATTCATGATTATTTAAATATACTTTCTGAAGAAATCGCCAACATCGGAATTTCTTTACAAAGTAGCACCCGTGCAAAACCTGTCTTTAATCTGGAAGCTCGGTCACAAGATTTGAATGTTCATTATTTTGAATTAAGAAATAAAGAAATGAATCCTGATACGCTCGAAAATTTTATGATTTTGAGACAAATCATGATGCGTATCAATGAGATTACAAAGGAAATCAACGAAATATATAAAGTATTTGCTCAAAACGTAAAATTGGCAAAAAGTCTTTCTACAGGTTTAGATTTGAAAAAATTTATGCCGAACGAAGAAAAGATAAATTTTAAAGTTTTAAGAAGCAATATTTCTTTAACCTCATCACATTTTCGTCATGCGATCAGAATTACCATCGCCTTATTGCTGGGATATCTCGTTTCTCAACTTCCGTTTTTAGTAATCGGGCATACCTATTGGATTTTAATCACGATTGTTGCTATTTTAAAACCCGCCTACTCGATTACCAAACAAAGAAATCTTCTGCGTTTCTACGGTACAGTTGCAGGTGCAGTGATCGCTTATGTTATTTTATACTACATTCATATCAATGCGATTCTTTTTGCGATTCTGTTGGTGAGCATGATTTTATGTTTCAGCTTTCTGAAAGGACGATATTTTTGGGCAGTTCTTTTCATGACGATGTATGTTTTTATGAGTTTTAATTTTTTAAATCCGGGAAACGTCAATGTTATTTTTAAGGATAGAATTGTAGATACCATTATCGCAGGAATTATCGCTTTTTTAGTTTCCTATATTGTGCTTCCGGTTTGGGAGCATACGCAGAATTTAGATTTAATGAAAAAATCTGCGGAATCTAATCTTACCTATTTCCACAGTGTAATGTCTAAATTTTTGAATGAAAATTTTGATATTGAAGATTATAAAGTGAAACGTAAAAATGCCATTATCTCACTCGCCAATCTTTCGGACAATTTTCAGCGAATGATTTCTGATCCTAAAAATCAGCAGAAAAAACTGGAAGTGGTACATCAGTTCGTTGCAACTTCACATTTGATTACTGCTTATACCGCTTCGTTATCACAATATGCCAAAGGGAATCACGACTACCCTGAAATAGACTCTGAAAGCTGGAGCAAAAAAATAGAATCTGAAATGAATCAGGTGTCGGCCATTCTAAACGGAGACAAAATCACAGAAACTCTGAGAATGGACAGCCGTCTCGAACCTGAAGATTCTTCTATAGAAAATCTTATTCTTCAGAGAAAAACTGAACTTCTGGAAAAAGAGCATTACGACACTAGAGATCCTAATAAAATTTCCCATTTAACTGAGTTGAAAAACATTCATGATGTGTTGGAACTAATCTATGACGTCGCTAAAGAACAGAGAAAGGTGATTGAAAAATACAGAAAAGAAGAAATTACTCCTCCACAATCGTAA
- the porV gene encoding type IX secretion system outer membrane channel protein PorV produces MNLTTKLLLGIGLSAGFIGYAQDLNQVRPVLTGAPFLRIAPDARSGGMGDQGVVTSPDAFSQFWNAAKYPFSRTSSSVGINYTPYMGKLTNDVFLLYGAFHKFLGQEERSTISASIYYFNMGEVDLTSLVGNDVTSNGTSKPNEFSIDVAYGLKLSDSYSMAVTGRFIRSDLAGGFNTDTTLKPANSFAVDVSGYYTSPKFSSFGGYDGKLNAGFAVTNLGPKLDYTGNEESRSYLPTMARLGIGYDMYLDDVNRVGLSVEGSKILVPGSEFIGNDPRGIPQYAVPNVGVMSGIGKSFKNPESIMYSGALEYSYDNAFAVRGGYFHESEVQGARQFATAGIGLKYRSFGLDISYLINMSKINTALDNTLRFGLTWNIGEETSNVDY; encoded by the coding sequence ATGAATTTAACTACTAAATTGCTTTTGGGGATTGGTTTGAGTGCTGGGTTTATAGGCTATGCGCAAGATTTGAATCAGGTAAGACCTGTATTAACCGGAGCTCCATTCTTGAGAATTGCACCAGATGCAAGATCAGGAGGTATGGGAGACCAAGGGGTCGTTACTTCCCCGGATGCTTTTTCTCAATTCTGGAATGCAGCAAAATATCCTTTTAGCAGAACAAGTTCTTCTGTGGGTATCAACTATACACCATACATGGGAAAACTTACTAATGATGTATTTTTACTGTATGGAGCATTCCATAAATTCTTAGGTCAGGAAGAAAGATCTACGATATCAGCAAGTATTTATTATTTCAATATGGGTGAGGTAGACCTTACTTCATTGGTAGGTAATGACGTTACTTCTAACGGTACCTCTAAGCCAAACGAATTCTCAATTGATGTTGCATACGGTCTGAAGCTTTCTGATTCATACTCAATGGCAGTTACAGGTAGATTTATTCGGTCAGATTTGGCCGGTGGATTCAACACAGATACTACATTGAAACCAGCAAATAGCTTTGCCGTTGACGTTTCAGGATACTATACTTCTCCTAAATTTTCAAGTTTTGGAGGTTATGATGGTAAATTGAATGCAGGTTTTGCAGTAACCAACTTAGGTCCAAAATTAGACTATACAGGAAACGAAGAATCAAGGTCTTATCTTCCGACAATGGCTAGATTAGGTATTGGTTATGATATGTATCTGGATGATGTAAACAGAGTTGGATTGAGCGTTGAAGGTTCAAAAATATTGGTACCTGGATCTGAATTTATTGGAAACGACCCAAGAGGAATTCCTCAGTATGCAGTACCAAATGTTGGTGTAATGTCTGGAATCGGGAAATCTTTCAAAAATCCTGAATCAATCATGTACAGTGGTGCTTTAGAATATTCTTATGACAATGCATTTGCGGTAAGAGGAGGCTATTTCCACGAAAGTGAAGTGCAGGGAGCAAGACAGTTTGCTACTGCAGGTATCGGTTTAAAATACCGTTCTTTCGGATTAGATATTTCATACCTTATCAATATGTCTAAAATCAATACCGCTTTAGATAACACCCTGCGTTTCGGTCTTACCTGGAACATCGGTGAAGAAACTTCTAATGTAGATTATTAA